A region from the Pararge aegeria chromosome Z, ilParAegt1.1, whole genome shotgun sequence genome encodes:
- the LOC120636126 gene encoding sodium/potassium/calcium exchanger 5 isoform X3 — protein MNASERGYIRNCTPPAIDDFPPGLFTELQRQHGAIVLHAFISIYLFLALAVVCDKFFVPAVDRICTALNMTNDVAGATFMAAATSAPELFVNVIGTFITEGDIGVGTIVGSAVFNILAVAACCGIGAGMVVPLDWWPLTRDCLAYGITVSILICIMHDEYVQWYEAFFLVLLYGVYICIMYYDKSIQNFAKGSWQCVSDMIKKDSEKQESALPIDNENKDAKSSSTIKTELTVDHHQHNGNVKSISLYTDANEKKAVVDTSLRVEKHKNDDENINAQAEPKISTMEIACQEETQEVNEGNLEEGNKETLDKYEHSLWKWPTGRSKLTKITWIITWPIHLVFLFTIPDCEKPRFKNWFPLTFIMCIVWIGSLSYIVAWMITIIGDTLMIPDSVMGITFLAAGTSVPEAVSSVIVAKQGHGSMGISNSIGSNTFDILLCLGLPWLIKASLTPAEPGNYWVKINSMGLEYSAISLLSTLLLLYLTFWFNKFKLDAAVGRACLAMYAMFLVLATLIELNVFFPVNVRTCRRTELKS, from the exons ATGAATGCCTCCGAGCGAG GTTACATTCGCAACTGTACACCACCGGCGATCGACGACTTTCCACCAGGGCTGTTTACTGAGCTGCAAAGACAGCATGGAGCTATTGTCTTGCACGCATTTATTTCTATCTACCTCTTTCTGGCTCTTGCCGTCGTCTGCGATAAGTTTTTTGTTCCTGCAGTCGATAGGATATGTACGG CACTGAATATGACAAATGACGTAGCTGGTGCTACGTTCATGGCAGCAGCTACGTCGGCACCAGAACTATTTGTTAACGTTATCGGCACTTTCATTACTGAAGGGGATATTGGTGTTGGCACCATCGTCGGTTCGGCTGTCTTCAATATCTTAGCTGTTGCTGCATGTTGTGGTATAGGAGCCGGAATG GTCGTGCCTTTAGATTGGTGGCCTTTAACGAGAGATTGTCTCGCTTACGGAATTACTGTCTCCATCCTTATCTGTATCATGCATGATGAGTACGTGCAGTGGTATGAAGCTTTCTTCTTGGTCTTATTATACGGAGTTTACATTTGTATCATGTATTATGACAAATCTATTCAAAACTTTGCTAAGG GAAGTTGGCAGTGTGTTTCCGACATGATAAAAAAGGACAGCGAAAAACAAGAAAGTGCTTTGCCCATTGACAATG AAAATAAAGATGCTAAGTCATCGTCAACGATTAAGACTGAGTTGACAGTAGATCATCACCAACACAATGGTAATGTCAAAAGTATATCTCTCTACACAGATGCAAATGAAAAGAAAGCAGTAGTAGATACCTCTCTTCGGGTTGAAAAACATaagaatgatgatgaaaatataaatgcaCAAGCTGAACCTAAGATCAGTACAATGGAAATCGCATGCCAAGAAGAGACCCAAGAGGTCAATGAAGGAAATTTAGAAGAAGGAAACAAGGAAACATTAGACAAGTATGAACATTCATTGTGGAAATGGCCTACCGGAAGGAGTAAACTTACAAAG ATAACGTGGATAATAACCTGGCCAATTCACCTCGTATTTCTCTTTACGATTCCCGATTGTGAGAAACCTCGATTTAAAAATTGGTTtccattgacttttataatgtGTATTGTTTGGATCGGATCATTGTCTTACATTGTCGCGTGGATGATTACTATTATAG GTGATACTCTGATGATACCAGATTCAGTTATGGGGATTACATTCCTAGCTGCTGGAACTTCAGTTCCTGAGGCTGTTTCTAGTGTAATTGTTGCCAAACAAG GACACGGATCAATGGGTATAAGCAACTCAATTGGATCGAATACTTTTGACATTCTTCTCTGTTTAGGATTGCCCTGGCTTATCAAAGCTTCACTAACTCCAGCAGAACCTGGCAACTATTGG GTGAAGATAAACTCAATGGGCCTGGAATATTCCGCTATATCGCTGCTTTCGACTCTTCTGTTGCTGTACCTTACCTTCTGGTTTAACAAGTTCAAGCTAGATGCAGCTGTAGGAAGGGCGTGCTTGGCGATGTACGCTATGTTTTTGGTGCTAGCTACTCTCATTGAATTAAATGTTTTCTTCCCGGTGAATGTGCGTACTTGTAGGAGAACCGAGCTTAAATCTTAA
- the LOC120636126 gene encoding sodium/potassium/calcium exchanger 3 isoform X4 yields the protein MNASEREGYIRNCTPPAIDDFPPGLFTELQRQHGAIVLHAFISIYLFLALAVVCDKFFVPAVDRICTALNMTNDVAGATFMAAATSAPELFVNVIGTFITEGDIGVGTIVGSAVFNILAVAACCGIGAGMVVPLDWWPLTRDCLAYGITVSILICIMHDEYVQWYEAFFLVLLYGVYICIMYYDKSIQNFAKGSWQCVSDMIKKDSEKQESALPIDNDANEKKAVVDTSLRVEKHKNDDENINAQAEPKISTMEIACQEETQEVNEGNLEEGNKETLDKYEHSLWKWPTGRSKLTKITWIITWPIHLVFLFTIPDCEKPRFKNWFPLTFIMCIVWIGSLSYIVAWMITIIGDTLMIPDSVMGITFLAAGTSVPEAVSSVIVAKQGHGSMGISNSIGSNTFDILLCLGLPWLIKASLTPAEPGNYWVKINSMGLEYSAISLLSTLLLLYLTFWFNKFKLDAAVGRACLAMYAMFLVLATLIELNVFFPVNVRTCRRTELKS from the exons ATGAATGCCTCCGAGCGAG AAGGTTACATTCGCAACTGTACACCACCGGCGATCGACGACTTTCCACCAGGGCTGTTTACTGAGCTGCAAAGACAGCATGGAGCTATTGTCTTGCACGCATTTATTTCTATCTACCTCTTTCTGGCTCTTGCCGTCGTCTGCGATAAGTTTTTTGTTCCTGCAGTCGATAGGATATGTACGG CACTGAATATGACAAATGACGTAGCTGGTGCTACGTTCATGGCAGCAGCTACGTCGGCACCAGAACTATTTGTTAACGTTATCGGCACTTTCATTACTGAAGGGGATATTGGTGTTGGCACCATCGTCGGTTCGGCTGTCTTCAATATCTTAGCTGTTGCTGCATGTTGTGGTATAGGAGCCGGAATG GTCGTGCCTTTAGATTGGTGGCCTTTAACGAGAGATTGTCTCGCTTACGGAATTACTGTCTCCATCCTTATCTGTATCATGCATGATGAGTACGTGCAGTGGTATGAAGCTTTCTTCTTGGTCTTATTATACGGAGTTTACATTTGTATCATGTATTATGACAAATCTATTCAAAACTTTGCTAAGG GAAGTTGGCAGTGTGTTTCCGACATGATAAAAAAGGACAGCGAAAAACAAGAAAGTGCTTTGCCCATTGACAATG ATGCAAATGAAAAGAAAGCAGTAGTAGATACCTCTCTTCGGGTTGAAAAACATaagaatgatgatgaaaatataaatgcaCAAGCTGAACCTAAGATCAGTACAATGGAAATCGCATGCCAAGAAGAGACCCAAGAGGTCAATGAAGGAAATTTAGAAGAAGGAAACAAGGAAACATTAGACAAGTATGAACATTCATTGTGGAAATGGCCTACCGGAAGGAGTAAACTTACAAAG ATAACGTGGATAATAACCTGGCCAATTCACCTCGTATTTCTCTTTACGATTCCCGATTGTGAGAAACCTCGATTTAAAAATTGGTTtccattgacttttataatgtGTATTGTTTGGATCGGATCATTGTCTTACATTGTCGCGTGGATGATTACTATTATAG GTGATACTCTGATGATACCAGATTCAGTTATGGGGATTACATTCCTAGCTGCTGGAACTTCAGTTCCTGAGGCTGTTTCTAGTGTAATTGTTGCCAAACAAG GACACGGATCAATGGGTATAAGCAACTCAATTGGATCGAATACTTTTGACATTCTTCTCTGTTTAGGATTGCCCTGGCTTATCAAAGCTTCACTAACTCCAGCAGAACCTGGCAACTATTGG GTGAAGATAAACTCAATGGGCCTGGAATATTCCGCTATATCGCTGCTTTCGACTCTTCTGTTGCTGTACCTTACCTTCTGGTTTAACAAGTTCAAGCTAGATGCAGCTGTAGGAAGGGCGTGCTTGGCGATGTACGCTATGTTTTTGGTGCTAGCTACTCTCATTGAATTAAATGTTTTCTTCCCGGTGAATGTGCGTACTTGTAGGAGAACCGAGCTTAAATCTTAA
- the LOC120636126 gene encoding sodium/potassium/calcium exchanger 5 isoform X1: MNASEREGYIRNCTPPAIDDFPPGLFTELQRQHGAIVLHAFISIYLFLALAVVCDKFFVPAVDRICTALNMTNDVAGATFMAAATSAPELFVNVIGTFITEGDIGVGTIVGSAVFNILAVAACCGIGAGMVVPLDWWPLTRDCLAYGITVSILICIMHDEYVQWYEAFFLVLLYGVYICIMYYDKSIQNFAKGSWQCVSDMIKKDSEKQESALPIDNENKDAKSSSTIKTELTVDHHQHNGNVKSISLYTDANEKKAVVDTSLRVEKHKNDDENINAQAEPKISTMEIACQEETQEVNEGNLEEGNKETLDKYEHSLWKWPTGRSKLTKITWIITWPIHLVFLFTIPDCEKPRFKNWFPLTFIMCIVWIGSLSYIVAWMITIIGDTLMIPDSVMGITFLAAGTSVPEAVSSVIVAKQGHGSMGISNSIGSNTFDILLCLGLPWLIKASLTPAEPGNYWVKINSMGLEYSAISLLSTLLLLYLTFWFNKFKLDAAVGRACLAMYAMFLVLATLIELNVFFPVNVRTCRRTELKS; this comes from the exons ATGAATGCCTCCGAGCGAG AAGGTTACATTCGCAACTGTACACCACCGGCGATCGACGACTTTCCACCAGGGCTGTTTACTGAGCTGCAAAGACAGCATGGAGCTATTGTCTTGCACGCATTTATTTCTATCTACCTCTTTCTGGCTCTTGCCGTCGTCTGCGATAAGTTTTTTGTTCCTGCAGTCGATAGGATATGTACGG CACTGAATATGACAAATGACGTAGCTGGTGCTACGTTCATGGCAGCAGCTACGTCGGCACCAGAACTATTTGTTAACGTTATCGGCACTTTCATTACTGAAGGGGATATTGGTGTTGGCACCATCGTCGGTTCGGCTGTCTTCAATATCTTAGCTGTTGCTGCATGTTGTGGTATAGGAGCCGGAATG GTCGTGCCTTTAGATTGGTGGCCTTTAACGAGAGATTGTCTCGCTTACGGAATTACTGTCTCCATCCTTATCTGTATCATGCATGATGAGTACGTGCAGTGGTATGAAGCTTTCTTCTTGGTCTTATTATACGGAGTTTACATTTGTATCATGTATTATGACAAATCTATTCAAAACTTTGCTAAGG GAAGTTGGCAGTGTGTTTCCGACATGATAAAAAAGGACAGCGAAAAACAAGAAAGTGCTTTGCCCATTGACAATG AAAATAAAGATGCTAAGTCATCGTCAACGATTAAGACTGAGTTGACAGTAGATCATCACCAACACAATGGTAATGTCAAAAGTATATCTCTCTACACAGATGCAAATGAAAAGAAAGCAGTAGTAGATACCTCTCTTCGGGTTGAAAAACATaagaatgatgatgaaaatataaatgcaCAAGCTGAACCTAAGATCAGTACAATGGAAATCGCATGCCAAGAAGAGACCCAAGAGGTCAATGAAGGAAATTTAGAAGAAGGAAACAAGGAAACATTAGACAAGTATGAACATTCATTGTGGAAATGGCCTACCGGAAGGAGTAAACTTACAAAG ATAACGTGGATAATAACCTGGCCAATTCACCTCGTATTTCTCTTTACGATTCCCGATTGTGAGAAACCTCGATTTAAAAATTGGTTtccattgacttttataatgtGTATTGTTTGGATCGGATCATTGTCTTACATTGTCGCGTGGATGATTACTATTATAG GTGATACTCTGATGATACCAGATTCAGTTATGGGGATTACATTCCTAGCTGCTGGAACTTCAGTTCCTGAGGCTGTTTCTAGTGTAATTGTTGCCAAACAAG GACACGGATCAATGGGTATAAGCAACTCAATTGGATCGAATACTTTTGACATTCTTCTCTGTTTAGGATTGCCCTGGCTTATCAAAGCTTCACTAACTCCAGCAGAACCTGGCAACTATTGG GTGAAGATAAACTCAATGGGCCTGGAATATTCCGCTATATCGCTGCTTTCGACTCTTCTGTTGCTGTACCTTACCTTCTGGTTTAACAAGTTCAAGCTAGATGCAGCTGTAGGAAGGGCGTGCTTGGCGATGTACGCTATGTTTTTGGTGCTAGCTACTCTCATTGAATTAAATGTTTTCTTCCCGGTGAATGTGCGTACTTGTAGGAGAACCGAGCTTAAATCTTAA
- the LOC120636126 gene encoding sodium/potassium/calcium exchanger 5 isoform X2: MAYNATEGYIRNCTPPAIDDFPPGLFTELQRQHGAIVLHAFISIYLFLALAVVCDKFFVPAVDRICTALNMTNDVAGATFMAAATSAPELFVNVIGTFITEGDIGVGTIVGSAVFNILAVAACCGIGAGMVVPLDWWPLTRDCLAYGITVSILICIMHDEYVQWYEAFFLVLLYGVYICIMYYDKSIQNFAKGSWQCVSDMIKKDSEKQESALPIDNENKDAKSSSTIKTELTVDHHQHNGNVKSISLYTDANEKKAVVDTSLRVEKHKNDDENINAQAEPKISTMEIACQEETQEVNEGNLEEGNKETLDKYEHSLWKWPTGRSKLTKITWIITWPIHLVFLFTIPDCEKPRFKNWFPLTFIMCIVWIGSLSYIVAWMITIIGDTLMIPDSVMGITFLAAGTSVPEAVSSVIVAKQGHGSMGISNSIGSNTFDILLCLGLPWLIKASLTPAEPGNYWVKINSMGLEYSAISLLSTLLLLYLTFWFNKFKLDAAVGRACLAMYAMFLVLATLIELNVFFPVNVRTCRRTELKS, encoded by the exons ATGGCTTACAATGCGACAG AAGGTTACATTCGCAACTGTACACCACCGGCGATCGACGACTTTCCACCAGGGCTGTTTACTGAGCTGCAAAGACAGCATGGAGCTATTGTCTTGCACGCATTTATTTCTATCTACCTCTTTCTGGCTCTTGCCGTCGTCTGCGATAAGTTTTTTGTTCCTGCAGTCGATAGGATATGTACGG CACTGAATATGACAAATGACGTAGCTGGTGCTACGTTCATGGCAGCAGCTACGTCGGCACCAGAACTATTTGTTAACGTTATCGGCACTTTCATTACTGAAGGGGATATTGGTGTTGGCACCATCGTCGGTTCGGCTGTCTTCAATATCTTAGCTGTTGCTGCATGTTGTGGTATAGGAGCCGGAATG GTCGTGCCTTTAGATTGGTGGCCTTTAACGAGAGATTGTCTCGCTTACGGAATTACTGTCTCCATCCTTATCTGTATCATGCATGATGAGTACGTGCAGTGGTATGAAGCTTTCTTCTTGGTCTTATTATACGGAGTTTACATTTGTATCATGTATTATGACAAATCTATTCAAAACTTTGCTAAGG GAAGTTGGCAGTGTGTTTCCGACATGATAAAAAAGGACAGCGAAAAACAAGAAAGTGCTTTGCCCATTGACAATG AAAATAAAGATGCTAAGTCATCGTCAACGATTAAGACTGAGTTGACAGTAGATCATCACCAACACAATGGTAATGTCAAAAGTATATCTCTCTACACAGATGCAAATGAAAAGAAAGCAGTAGTAGATACCTCTCTTCGGGTTGAAAAACATaagaatgatgatgaaaatataaatgcaCAAGCTGAACCTAAGATCAGTACAATGGAAATCGCATGCCAAGAAGAGACCCAAGAGGTCAATGAAGGAAATTTAGAAGAAGGAAACAAGGAAACATTAGACAAGTATGAACATTCATTGTGGAAATGGCCTACCGGAAGGAGTAAACTTACAAAG ATAACGTGGATAATAACCTGGCCAATTCACCTCGTATTTCTCTTTACGATTCCCGATTGTGAGAAACCTCGATTTAAAAATTGGTTtccattgacttttataatgtGTATTGTTTGGATCGGATCATTGTCTTACATTGTCGCGTGGATGATTACTATTATAG GTGATACTCTGATGATACCAGATTCAGTTATGGGGATTACATTCCTAGCTGCTGGAACTTCAGTTCCTGAGGCTGTTTCTAGTGTAATTGTTGCCAAACAAG GACACGGATCAATGGGTATAAGCAACTCAATTGGATCGAATACTTTTGACATTCTTCTCTGTTTAGGATTGCCCTGGCTTATCAAAGCTTCACTAACTCCAGCAGAACCTGGCAACTATTGG GTGAAGATAAACTCAATGGGCCTGGAATATTCCGCTATATCGCTGCTTTCGACTCTTCTGTTGCTGTACCTTACCTTCTGGTTTAACAAGTTCAAGCTAGATGCAGCTGTAGGAAGGGCGTGCTTGGCGATGTACGCTATGTTTTTGGTGCTAGCTACTCTCATTGAATTAAATGTTTTCTTCCCGGTGAATGTGCGTACTTGTAGGAGAACCGAGCTTAAATCTTAA